One region of Penaeus vannamei isolate JL-2024 chromosome 36, ASM4276789v1, whole genome shotgun sequence genomic DNA includes:
- the LOC113803166 gene encoding fatty acid hydroxylase domain-containing protein 2 isoform X3: MVETEAYQGDQGMAVRKPSPAAADLVSTLKKALFIIGSTTIVFVALRNSLTYHLQHFWGASGDFWQHQWDKILQTFGDDPYFLMVYGSTIVSYFVYWSIGILYTLMDTTNKPAFLRRYKVQPGTNEPVEPWKLVKCILWVHFNQFFVGIPFSIASYYLLALRGYDQSPQLPTFHWVLFELIICILLEEVGFYYSHRLFHHRLLYKHFHKMHHEWQSPIAITAIYAHPLEHICSNLSPVFLGPLVLGSHVATVWLWVSLTILSTLNAHSGYHLPFFPSPEAHDFHHLKFNQCYGVLGVLDLLHGTDDKFRASKCFSRHLMMLSLIPPREAYPDDEPKGKTVKGKQC, translated from the exons ATGGTTGAGACGGAGGCCTATCAAGGGGACCAGGGGATGGCAGTGCGCAAGCCATCCCCTGCTGCAGCAGACCTGGTCTCCACCCTCAAGAAGGCCCTCTTCATCATAGGGTCAACCACTATTGTCTTTGTTGCTCTGAGGAACAGTCTTACATA TCACCTGCAGCACTTCTGGGGAGCTTCTGGTGACTTCTGGCAACACCAGTGGGACAAAATCCTTCAGACTTTTGGAGATGATCCTTACTTCCTCATGGTTTATG GGTCTACAATCGTGTCCTACTTTGTCTATTGGAGCATTGGCATCCTGTACACGCTAATGGACACGACAAACAAGCCAGCCTTCCTCCGTCGATATAAAGTGCAACCAGGAACAAATGAACCAGTTGAACCTTGGAAGCTTGTAAAG TGTATCCTTTGGGTACACTTCAACCAGTTCTTCGTGGGTATTCCATTCTCCATTGCCAGCTATTATTTGCTTGCTCTGCGCGGCTACGACCAGTCCCCACAGCTGCCCACTTTCCATTGGGTACTCTTCGAGCTTATTATTTGCATTTTGCTTGAAGAAGTTGGATTTTACTACTCACATAG gCTGTTCCACCACAGGCTACTCTACAAGCACTTCCACAAGATGCACCATGAGTGGCAGAGCCCCATCGCCATCACAGCCATTTATGCCCACCCTCTGGAGCACATCTGTTCCAACCTCTCGCCAGTATTCCTTGGCCCACTGGTCCTTGGCTCACACGTTGCTACTGTCTGGCTGTGGGTTAGCCTCACCATCCTCAGCACCCTTAATGCCCATAGTGGGTATCATCTGCCATTCTTCCCATCACCTGAGGCTCATGACTTCCATCACCTGAA GTTCAATCAGTGCTATGGTGTATTAGGGGTGCTTGATCTCCTCCATGGCACAGATGACAAATTCCGTGCCTCGAAGTGCTTCTCCCGCCACCTGATGATGctgtctctcattcccccccGTGAGGCATATCCTGATGATGAGCCTAAGGGCAAGACTGTCAAAGGGAAACAGTGTTAG
- the LOC113803166 gene encoding fatty acid hydroxylase domain-containing protein 2 isoform X1 has translation MQIGCFFLRDLSIQTVLWSEGKMVETEAYQGDQGMAVRKPSPAAADLVSTLKKALFIIGSTTIVFVALRNSLTYHLQHFWGASGDFWQHQWDKILQTFGDDPYFLMVYGSTIVSYFVYWSIGILYTLMDTTNKPAFLRRYKVQPGTNEPVEPWKLVKCILWVHFNQFFVGIPFSIASYYLLALRGYDQSPQLPTFHWVLFELIICILLEEVGFYYSHRLFHHRLLYKHFHKMHHEWQSPIAITAIYAHPLEHICSNLSPVFLGPLVLGSHVATVWLWVSLTILSTLNAHSGYHLPFFPSPEAHDFHHLKFNQCYGVLGVLDLLHGTDDKFRASKCFSRHLMMLSLIPPREAYPDDEPKGKTVKGKQC, from the exons GTAAAATGGTTGAGACGGAGGCCTATCAAGGGGACCAGGGGATGGCAGTGCGCAAGCCATCCCCTGCTGCAGCAGACCTGGTCTCCACCCTCAAGAAGGCCCTCTTCATCATAGGGTCAACCACTATTGTCTTTGTTGCTCTGAGGAACAGTCTTACATA TCACCTGCAGCACTTCTGGGGAGCTTCTGGTGACTTCTGGCAACACCAGTGGGACAAAATCCTTCAGACTTTTGGAGATGATCCTTACTTCCTCATGGTTTATG GGTCTACAATCGTGTCCTACTTTGTCTATTGGAGCATTGGCATCCTGTACACGCTAATGGACACGACAAACAAGCCAGCCTTCCTCCGTCGATATAAAGTGCAACCAGGAACAAATGAACCAGTTGAACCTTGGAAGCTTGTAAAG TGTATCCTTTGGGTACACTTCAACCAGTTCTTCGTGGGTATTCCATTCTCCATTGCCAGCTATTATTTGCTTGCTCTGCGCGGCTACGACCAGTCCCCACAGCTGCCCACTTTCCATTGGGTACTCTTCGAGCTTATTATTTGCATTTTGCTTGAAGAAGTTGGATTTTACTACTCACATAG gCTGTTCCACCACAGGCTACTCTACAAGCACTTCCACAAGATGCACCATGAGTGGCAGAGCCCCATCGCCATCACAGCCATTTATGCCCACCCTCTGGAGCACATCTGTTCCAACCTCTCGCCAGTATTCCTTGGCCCACTGGTCCTTGGCTCACACGTTGCTACTGTCTGGCTGTGGGTTAGCCTCACCATCCTCAGCACCCTTAATGCCCATAGTGGGTATCATCTGCCATTCTTCCCATCACCTGAGGCTCATGACTTCCATCACCTGAA GTTCAATCAGTGCTATGGTGTATTAGGGGTGCTTGATCTCCTCCATGGCACAGATGACAAATTCCGTGCCTCGAAGTGCTTCTCCCGCCACCTGATGATGctgtctctcattcccccccGTGAGGCATATCCTGATGATGAGCCTAAGGGCAAGACTGTCAAAGGGAAACAGTGTTAG
- the LOC113803166 gene encoding fatty acid hydroxylase domain-containing protein 2 isoform X2 → MLCKMVETEAYQGDQGMAVRKPSPAAADLVSTLKKALFIIGSTTIVFVALRNSLTYHLQHFWGASGDFWQHQWDKILQTFGDDPYFLMVYGSTIVSYFVYWSIGILYTLMDTTNKPAFLRRYKVQPGTNEPVEPWKLVKCILWVHFNQFFVGIPFSIASYYLLALRGYDQSPQLPTFHWVLFELIICILLEEVGFYYSHRLFHHRLLYKHFHKMHHEWQSPIAITAIYAHPLEHICSNLSPVFLGPLVLGSHVATVWLWVSLTILSTLNAHSGYHLPFFPSPEAHDFHHLKFNQCYGVLGVLDLLHGTDDKFRASKCFSRHLMMLSLIPPREAYPDDEPKGKTVKGKQC, encoded by the exons GTAAAATGGTTGAGACGGAGGCCTATCAAGGGGACCAGGGGATGGCAGTGCGCAAGCCATCCCCTGCTGCAGCAGACCTGGTCTCCACCCTCAAGAAGGCCCTCTTCATCATAGGGTCAACCACTATTGTCTTTGTTGCTCTGAGGAACAGTCTTACATA TCACCTGCAGCACTTCTGGGGAGCTTCTGGTGACTTCTGGCAACACCAGTGGGACAAAATCCTTCAGACTTTTGGAGATGATCCTTACTTCCTCATGGTTTATG GGTCTACAATCGTGTCCTACTTTGTCTATTGGAGCATTGGCATCCTGTACACGCTAATGGACACGACAAACAAGCCAGCCTTCCTCCGTCGATATAAAGTGCAACCAGGAACAAATGAACCAGTTGAACCTTGGAAGCTTGTAAAG TGTATCCTTTGGGTACACTTCAACCAGTTCTTCGTGGGTATTCCATTCTCCATTGCCAGCTATTATTTGCTTGCTCTGCGCGGCTACGACCAGTCCCCACAGCTGCCCACTTTCCATTGGGTACTCTTCGAGCTTATTATTTGCATTTTGCTTGAAGAAGTTGGATTTTACTACTCACATAG gCTGTTCCACCACAGGCTACTCTACAAGCACTTCCACAAGATGCACCATGAGTGGCAGAGCCCCATCGCCATCACAGCCATTTATGCCCACCCTCTGGAGCACATCTGTTCCAACCTCTCGCCAGTATTCCTTGGCCCACTGGTCCTTGGCTCACACGTTGCTACTGTCTGGCTGTGGGTTAGCCTCACCATCCTCAGCACCCTTAATGCCCATAGTGGGTATCATCTGCCATTCTTCCCATCACCTGAGGCTCATGACTTCCATCACCTGAA GTTCAATCAGTGCTATGGTGTATTAGGGGTGCTTGATCTCCTCCATGGCACAGATGACAAATTCCGTGCCTCGAAGTGCTTCTCCCGCCACCTGATGATGctgtctctcattcccccccGTGAGGCATATCCTGATGATGAGCCTAAGGGCAAGACTGTCAAAGGGAAACAGTGTTAG
- the LOC138859420 gene encoding uncharacterized protein translates to MDARTLVAVLCCALALAAADSQPEQQNQKQPSDQIGAATVTSSGSDLAGAATQGHGGHGGEKFFMYAHQPDKKQYEFGFKRGNDYHTIERYEKGGPHHNFKAKVRWEDSKGGYGEHYWDYNHAPKYHDDHHDDHHGGGGDYHDDHHGGYHDDHHDDHHGGYHDDHNDHGGYHSQPVPDFAPALASSSSPKVVGEREGRSYTPTAHHRRRSKATAAGNKVGVEKASGLEEKEPRKEVVPRKNKNGRKNYGFFNERRSFEYTRTFGRDGKKPQEKGGKEAIESSSAFPRASGFDQTPDLSDTKFYPRSSASSSSSSHSSPLLSSGSRAVSESKKFSARLPSSSPRRTFNNRRFKRPRHRSSSISTTTSSPIPIPSPPPQRKKPEEPTTSPSPSSSASSPSPSISPSGLAFDLETGRVYDEEAGVWYSLVPIPEP, encoded by the exons ATGGACGCGAGGACTCTagttgctgtgctgtgctgtgctctGGCTCTCGCTGCTGCGGACTCCCAACCCGAGCAGCAGAATCAAAAACAGCCTTCTGATCAGATAG GTGCCGctactgtgacgtcatcaggGAGTGACCTGGCGGGCGCGGCCACTCAAGGACACGGAGGGCATGGGGGAGAGAAATTCTTTAT GTATGCTCACCAGCCGGATAAGAAGCAGTACGAGTTCGGCTTCAAGAGAGGAAATGACTATCACACTATAGAGCGATATGAGAAGGGGGGCCCGCACCACAACTTCAAGGCGAAG GTCCGTTGGGAAGATAGCAAGGGCGGCTACGGCGAGCATTACTGGGACTACAACCACGCCCCGAAATACCAT gaCGACCACCACGACGACCACCATGGCGGAGGCGGCGATTACCATGACGACCACCATGGGGGTTATCACGACGACCACCACGATGACCACCATGGCGGATACCATGACGACCACAAT GACCACGGCGGGTACCACAGCCAGCCCGTCCCCGActtcgcccccgccctcgcctcctcgtcctccccgaaggtcgtgggcgagagagagggccGCTCTTACACGCCGACCGCCCACCACCGACGACGGTCCAAGGCTACCGCTGCGGGGAACAAGGTCGGGGTAGAGAAGGCCTCGGGACTGGAGGAGAAAGAGCCCAGGAAGGAAGTAGTCCCCAGGAAGAACAAGAACGGCAGGAAGAACTACGGCTTCTTTAACGAAAGGAGGAGCTTCGAGTACACCAGGACCTTCGGCAGGGACGGCAAGAAGCcgcaggagaaggggggaaaggaggcaaTCGAATCCTCATCGGCTTTCCCTCGCGCCTCGGGCTTCGACCAAACTCCTGACCTCTCCGACACGAAATTCTATCCCCGGTcgtctgcttcctcctcttcttcttcgcatTCTTCTCCCCTTCTGAGCTCAGGCAGCAGGGCAGTGTCTGAGAGTAAGAAGTTTTCTGCGAGGTTACCTTCCAGCTCACCTCGAAGGACGTTCAACAACCGCCGTTTCAAGCGACCAAGACACAGgtcttcctccatctctaccaccacctcttcccccatccctattccctctcctcctcctcagagaAAGAAGCCTGAGGAACCAAcgacctccccctctccatcttcgtccgcatcctctccgtctccttccatctccccttccggTCTGGCTTTCGACCTGGAGACAGGCCGAGTCTATGACGAGGAAGCCGGTGTGTGGTACTCCCTCGTCCCCATTCCTGAGCCCTGA